In one window of Pseudodesulfovibrio sediminis DNA:
- a CDS encoding MotA/TolQ/ExbB proton channel family protein, with protein MNVIPESDMISLLMGATLAVKCVMLFLALMSLWSWTIIFFKFFTIGTARKRVIEGYDAFMASDDLSSGLKAVGDETSPLTRISTLAVKEFRLLERADINRDRKRLLVKDTLRRVLKQGVTKEMRTLTRNLPFLATCANAAPFIGLFGTVWGIMHSFHSIGLAQSAALATVAPGISEALIATAIGLLVAIPATIFYNYFLGKLNEVESGMVDFAGAFLNRAEREITWSNKSEQR; from the coding sequence ATGAATGTTATACCTGAGAGCGACATGATTTCCTTGCTGATGGGCGCGACCCTGGCTGTGAAATGCGTGATGCTGTTTCTCGCCCTCATGTCCCTGTGGAGCTGGACCATCATTTTTTTCAAATTCTTCACCATCGGCACGGCCCGCAAACGGGTTATTGAAGGCTATGACGCATTCATGGCCTCCGACGATCTGTCCAGCGGGCTCAAGGCAGTGGGTGACGAAACGTCACCCCTTACCCGCATTTCCACTTTGGCCGTGAAGGAGTTCCGGCTGCTGGAGAGAGCGGATATCAACCGTGACAGGAAACGTCTGCTGGTCAAGGATACGCTCAGGCGCGTACTCAAGCAGGGCGTGACCAAGGAGATGCGAACCCTGACCCGCAATCTGCCTTTCCTCGCTACGTGTGCCAACGCGGCGCCGTTCATCGGCCTGTTTGGTACGGTCTGGGGCATCATGCACTCCTTTCACTCCATCGGTCTGGCCCAGTCCGCTGCCCTGGCAACGGTCGCTCCCGGTATTTCCGAAGCATTGATTGCCACGGCAATCGGCCTGCTGGTCGCTATCCCGGCAACTATTTTCTACAACTATTTCCTGGGCAAACTCAATGAAGTCGAGTCCGGTATGGTGGACTTCGCCGGAGCCTTTCTGAACCGGGCAGAGCGTGAAATCACCTGGTCCAACAAGTCTGAACAGCGCTAG
- the tolR gene encoding protein TolR encodes MAIKTGGGFLNEINVTPFVDVMLVLLIIFMVTAPLMTQGVEVDLPTTKTVKNLPKDSDHLVLSVKQDGTLFLDEYQVGMDELEDHLKRLVASQKKQLFLRADKEVPYGTVVQVMGEIKSAGIDRLGIVAEQKREEKKK; translated from the coding sequence ATGGCCATCAAGACCGGCGGCGGCTTTCTCAACGAGATCAACGTGACGCCTTTCGTGGACGTGATGCTGGTGCTTCTGATCATCTTCATGGTCACGGCACCGCTCATGACACAAGGCGTGGAAGTAGACCTGCCCACAACCAAGACAGTGAAGAATCTGCCCAAGGATTCCGACCACCTGGTGTTGTCCGTGAAACAGGACGGCACACTGTTTCTGGATGAGTATCAGGTGGGCATGGACGAGTTGGAAGATCACTTGAAGCGTTTGGTGGCATCCCAGAAAAAGCAGCTTTTCCTGCGTGCGGACAAGGAAGTACCGTATGGCACCGTGGTCCAGGTCATGGGCGAGATCAAATCCGCCGGTATAGACCGCCTTGGTATCGTTGCTGAACAGAAACGCGAAGAGAAAAAGAAGTAA
- a CDS encoding PAS domain-containing sensor histidine kinase: MTSAPHLFEQIINASGVAMAVRLPDLCPILTNQAFLDYYGYGKNEIGILPPEAVLPDTTLALYETDILPTLQSGKSWDGEFAIRTKLGEHLTVWGRFDPVFDGSGQLSHIVSVMHDAVNSEDLNACNASLKFISDATSDIFFRLRLPDGKFDYLSSSVERFFGYTLKEHKLEPLLFKRIVHPDWREYFDEMWEELNNGIIRPDYELQYVHKSGDVRWVNQRLVLHRDAMGTPVAVEGIATDITARKIAEQALRANEEKFRFLTENITDVIWTLDLDLNFTYTTPSVKEVWGYDSEEVTKIHLFDFIVPESIPIFEDAVKKRAQVESEGNFDFVNRMELEHFRGDGSRFWMETVVKRIFDRDGKPCGYQGLSRDITKSKQAQAELAKRETRYRTLFEDSPISLWEEDLSDLKQYFEELKAQGITDFREYFYNHPESLNTCASLIKVVDVNKATLDLLAARSKEQLFGNLDKILTESSMAAFTEEIIMLASGGYEYCGEITNRTLNGETIWVMVHFFVPDEYKKCLSRVIVSLLDVTPRKRAEQALMDSEERYRVLAENSQEGVAVTQHGLTKYINESMSSILGYTTDELKQIHPIELAHPEDKAMALGQMGTYVTGKRKDAFASFRVITKNKEIKWLTLNVKPISWGGKDAQIEILTDVTRHKKLEAELLAAHAQMEDRINKRTAELSKANAQLKAEADERSKAQERITSLTKQLILVQEDERQRISRDLHDNVAQDLSSIMLKMETLFDDVDNVDPRLEERGESMAQVLRKAIASVRDIAYGLRPPALDQLGLVKALDNLCQDSGSKYGFSVDFFSIGIETVTLDFDTEINIYRMVQEAVRNIGKHAEANKITVRLVKSHPDILIRIEDNGKGFIPKERMTEADAEKRMGMRSMEERARLIGGTMEIQSRIGTGTRILFKVPIENARRHD; this comes from the coding sequence ATGACATCAGCTCCACACCTGTTCGAACAGATCATCAACGCTTCTGGCGTGGCCATGGCTGTGCGTCTGCCGGATCTCTGCCCGATACTCACCAACCAGGCATTTCTGGACTATTACGGATACGGCAAGAATGAGATCGGTATTCTGCCGCCGGAGGCCGTTCTGCCGGATACCACACTCGCCCTCTACGAGACGGATATCCTCCCCACGCTCCAATCAGGTAAAAGCTGGGATGGGGAATTCGCCATCCGCACCAAATTGGGTGAACACCTGACGGTCTGGGGCCGCTTCGACCCCGTTTTCGACGGCTCGGGACAATTGAGCCACATAGTCTCCGTCATGCACGACGCAGTGAACTCCGAAGACCTGAATGCCTGCAACGCAAGCCTGAAATTCATCTCGGACGCCACCAGCGACATCTTTTTCCGACTGCGTCTTCCTGACGGAAAGTTCGACTACCTGAGCTCTTCGGTAGAACGATTTTTCGGGTACACGCTCAAGGAGCACAAGCTGGAACCTCTACTCTTCAAGAGGATTGTCCACCCTGACTGGCGCGAGTATTTCGATGAAATGTGGGAAGAACTGAACAACGGCATCATCAGGCCGGACTACGAACTGCAGTATGTTCACAAATCCGGTGATGTTCGATGGGTCAATCAGCGGCTTGTGTTGCATCGGGACGCGATGGGCACCCCTGTCGCCGTCGAGGGCATTGCCACTGATATCACGGCCCGCAAAATAGCCGAACAGGCCCTCCGCGCCAATGAAGAGAAGTTCCGTTTTCTCACAGAGAATATCACCGACGTCATCTGGACACTGGATTTGGACCTCAATTTCACCTACACCACGCCTTCGGTGAAGGAGGTCTGGGGCTATGACTCGGAAGAAGTAACCAAGATACACCTGTTTGATTTCATCGTTCCCGAATCCATTCCGATCTTTGAAGATGCGGTCAAAAAACGCGCCCAGGTTGAAAGCGAAGGTAATTTTGATTTCGTCAACCGCATGGAACTGGAACATTTTCGTGGAGACGGAAGCCGATTCTGGATGGAAACCGTGGTCAAAAGAATCTTTGATCGTGACGGCAAGCCATGCGGCTATCAGGGGCTTTCCCGCGACATAACTAAAAGCAAGCAGGCACAGGCCGAGCTGGCCAAACGAGAAACCCGCTACAGGACCCTGTTCGAGGATTCGCCAATCTCTCTCTGGGAAGAAGACCTTTCCGATCTCAAACAATATTTCGAGGAACTGAAAGCACAGGGGATCACCGACTTCAGGGAATATTTCTACAACCACCCGGAGTCCCTGAACACATGCGCCTCATTGATCAAAGTCGTCGATGTCAACAAGGCCACGCTGGATCTCCTTGCGGCCCGGTCCAAGGAGCAACTCTTCGGCAACCTGGATAAAATCCTGACCGAAAGCTCCATGGCCGCCTTTACCGAAGAAATAATCATGCTGGCATCGGGAGGATACGAGTATTGCGGCGAGATCACCAACCGCACCTTGAACGGCGAAACCATCTGGGTCATGGTCCACTTCTTTGTTCCGGACGAATACAAGAAATGCCTTTCCCGCGTCATTGTCTCCCTGCTGGACGTCACCCCGAGAAAACGGGCAGAGCAGGCGTTGATGGATTCAGAAGAACGGTATCGCGTTCTTGCGGAAAATTCTCAAGAAGGTGTGGCTGTCACCCAGCACGGACTGACAAAATACATCAACGAATCCATGTCCAGCATTCTGGGCTATACCACCGACGAATTGAAGCAGATTCACCCCATAGAACTCGCCCATCCTGAAGACAAGGCCATGGCCCTGGGCCAAATGGGAACGTATGTAACGGGCAAACGCAAGGATGCCTTCGCCTCATTCAGGGTTATTACGAAAAACAAAGAAATCAAATGGCTGACATTGAATGTCAAACCAATCTCATGGGGCGGCAAGGATGCCCAGATCGAAATATTGACCGATGTCACACGGCACAAGAAGCTTGAAGCCGAGTTGCTGGCCGCTCACGCACAGATGGAAGACCGCATCAACAAGCGAACAGCGGAACTATCCAAAGCCAACGCCCAGCTCAAGGCGGAAGCCGATGAACGCAGCAAGGCTCAGGAGCGCATCACTTCGCTCACCAAGCAGCTCATTCTCGTTCAGGAAGATGAACGGCAACGCATCTCTCGCGACCTGCACGACAACGTGGCCCAGGACCTCTCTTCCATCATGCTCAAGATGGAGACCCTCTTTGACGACGTTGACAACGTGGACCCCAGGCTGGAGGAGCGCGGCGAATCCATGGCCCAGGTCCTGCGCAAAGCCATCGCTTCAGTCCGGGACATCGCCTACGGACTCAGACCGCCTGCGCTGGACCAGCTCGGACTGGTCAAAGCGCTCGACAACCTCTGCCAGGACTCAGGGAGCAAATATGGTTTCTCCGTTGACTTTTTCTCCATAGGAATCGAGACTGTAACTCTGGATTTTGATACGGAAATCAATATCTATCGCATGGTTCAGGAAGCGGTACGCAATATTGGCAAGCATGCTGAAGCCAATAAAATAACGGTACGATTGGTGAAGAGTCATCCCGATATCCTCATTCGCATCGAGGACAACGGAAAAGGCTTTATACCCAAAGAGCGAATGACTGAAGCTGATGCGGAAAAACGAATGGGCATGCGGAGCATGGAAGAGCGGGCCCGCCTTATCGGCGGAACCATGGAAATCCAGTCCAGGATAGGGACCGGCACCAGAATCCTCTTCAAAGTACCCATTGAAAACGCAAGGAGACATGATTGA
- a CDS encoding response regulator, with amino-acid sequence MIDMDIMIVDDHPLFREGLKTIISRDKKYAVCAESGNGKEGLKLAKKYEPDIMLVDISMAEMSGIQMIRELRVPLPDTRFVIISMHAEADYIVEAFRAGATGYMIKESAAAQLIQGLDTVASGEIFLDNALSHEVIMKLMEADNKSQTDQNDPYSTLTPREQEVMRMLAEGLSVKAVANELYISPKTVENHRTNLMKKLDLKNTVELIRYSARLGLIDLETWAI; translated from the coding sequence ATGATTGATATGGACATCATGATCGTCGACGACCACCCCCTGTTCAGAGAAGGGCTCAAGACCATCATCAGCCGCGACAAAAAATATGCTGTCTGTGCTGAGTCGGGCAATGGCAAGGAAGGCCTCAAACTCGCCAAGAAATACGAACCGGACATCATGCTGGTCGATATATCCATGGCTGAAATGAGCGGCATCCAGATGATTCGTGAACTCAGGGTGCCCCTGCCCGACACTCGCTTCGTCATCATCTCCATGCACGCCGAGGCCGACTATATCGTGGAGGCCTTCAGAGCCGGAGCCACAGGGTACATGATCAAGGAATCCGCCGCCGCCCAGCTTATCCAGGGACTGGATACCGTGGCGTCGGGCGAAATATTTCTGGACAATGCCCTGTCCCATGAAGTGATCATGAAGCTCATGGAAGCGGACAACAAATCCCAGACGGATCAGAACGACCCGTATTCAACGCTGACGCCCCGAGAACAAGAGGTCATGCGCATGCTCGCCGAAGGACTATCCGTAAAAGCAGTGGCCAACGAGCTGTATATTTCCCCAAAGACAGTGGAGAACCACCGCACCAACCTCATGAAAAAGCTCGACCTGAAAAACACTGTTGAACTGATTCGGTACTCGGCCCGCCTCGGACTGATCGATCTGGAGACCTGGGCGATCTAG